From one Dermacentor andersoni chromosome 1, qqDerAnde1_hic_scaffold, whole genome shotgun sequence genomic stretch:
- the LOC129381059 gene encoding uncharacterized protein: MGIGAPGGMEIHRILQGSLSTISEETPSRKTPSSFALAALPDAAKDDVSYVFGNLAIQDVLPDNRDLVLKPWSKVDERNCGSLTGHYSRLFPRTEWYPLVDMGVKDTVAQCDTMQLPWTVQRAWHQMVVASRVTVRLLIYSAQHPSMLGAEAAATMSGRFVECDHVWRLHTIWRLHTRFGPNGADGSTIIPTAGSIAHVWLPSARLHLVAAAATQQPQALQAALEPPQLRLSKLSR; encoded by the exons ATGGGGATCggtgcacctggcggcatggaAATCCACCGTATCCTCCAAGGCTCCCTGTCAACCATCTCGGAAGAGACGCCATCCCGCAAGACGCCTTCCTCGTTTGCACTCGCCGCACTTCCAGATGCGGCCAAGGATGACGTGTCTTACGTGTTCGGCAACTTGGCCATCCAGGACGTCCTCCCAGACAATCGGGACCTTGTGCTCAAGCCGTGGTCCAAGGTCGACGAACGCAATTGCGGCAGCCTCACAGGACATTACAGCAGGCTGTTCCCGAGGACCGAGTGGTACCCGCTCGTTGATATGGGCGTCAAGGACACCGTGGCTCAGTGTGACACCATGCAACTACCATGGACCGTGCAAAGAGCCTGGCACCAGATGGTGGTAGCCTCGAGGGTCACCGTTCGCCTTCTAATATACAG TGCGCAACATCCGAGTATGCTTGGAGCGGAGGCGGCCGCGACCATGAGTGGCCGGTTCGTCGAATGCGACCACGTTTGGAGGCTACACACCATTTGGAGGCTACACACGAG GTTCGGCCCGAACGGAGCAGACGGCAGCACGATAATCCCGACAGCAGGGTCCATCGCCCACGTGTGGCTGCCGTCTGCTCGGCTGCACCTCGTCGCAGCTGCAGCGACACAACAACCACAAGCTCTGCAGGCGGCCTTAGAGCCTCCTCAGCTGCGCTTATCCAAGCTGAGTCGCTGA